The following is a genomic window from Chitinophaga caseinilytica.
TTTTGCTGGACACCGCCCGGCAGCAACGCGTGCTCCGCCCCATGATCGCACCCGTTCTCGGCCGGCGCGGCAAATGGCTCGCACAGTTCAATCCGGATTGGCAGTTCACAACCGATCTGCCAGACGATGAGTTGTGGGATACCGGCTCGCCGCAACAGCGCAAACAAGTGCTCCTCCGTACCGCCCAATCCGATCCGGCGAAAGCGTTGCAATGGCTGAAGGATACCTGGGGCAAGGAGAACGCCGCCGCGCGGACGGAACTGCTGAAAGACCTGCCCCCGTCACTGTTCGAAGCGGACCTGCCCTGGTTGGAATCCCTGCTGGGAGACAAGAGCCAGAAGGTGAAAGACGAAGCCATTAAAATCCTGCAGCGGATTCCCGCATCATCGCTGGTGCAGCGGTATTGGGAATTATTGAAATCCTGTTTTCAGATAAAGGTCGAAAAGAAGATGCTGGGCTTGTCGTCCCGCAAAATTCTCGATTACAATGAACCCGAATCGTTCGATCCCGGGATTTTCAAACTTGGGATCAACAAAATAAATACGAGCGGCAGCAAAAACGGTATTACGGAAAATACGATGGTCATTTATCAAATGATGCAGTTTATCCCGCCCCACTATTGGGAATCATATTTCGGGGAATCAGCTGAGGAGATCTTCACGCTTTTTTCCAAAGACGAATTCGTGGAAGGATTGTTGCCCGGCATCGGCCTTGCTTTGAGCAAGCACCCTGATGAGAAATGGGCCACCATTTTCGCCAAAGACGAGCGAAGGTATTTTCATGACATCTTGCCAGTTTTAACTGGAAAGATGCGTGAGGAATACATAATCCGGAATTTTCCACATAGTGCCGATCTCGTTATCCGTTTTCTGACGGAGCAGCAACAGGAAGAATGGAGCCTGGAAGTAACGAGGGTGTTCATGCAATATGCGGCCAACAATCATTATACCTGCAATCGCGGTTTCTTCAACAAGCACATTCACCTGTTGCCCATCCGCATCGCCGGGGAGCTCGACAAATTTTCTGCCGACGACGAATACAGTAAAAAAGGCTGGACGGAAATAGCAGGATATGTGCTCCAGTTGCTGTCCATCAAAAGTCAAACCTTACAAGCATTTCAACAATAAACCCTTAACAACAACACATATGTCAGCCATCTTACGCAGCCATGCAGAACAACTCTTCGCGCAAGAACTGGAGGAGCTGCAAAAACAGGACAGCGGCAAGCGCCCCGCCAACTGGAAGTTAACCCCGCAATCTGTTGTCACCTACCTGGTGGGCGGCACCCTGAAAAACGGCATGGAGATCACGCCCAAATACATCGGCAACCGGCGCCTCATGGAAATTGCCGTGGCCACGCTCACCACAGACCGTGCCCTGTTGCTCTACGGCCTTCCCGGCACCGCGAAAAGCTGGGTGAGCGAACATCTCGCCGCCGCCATCAGCGGAGACAGCACCATGATCATCCAGGGAACGGCCGGTACCAGCGAAGAAGCGATCCGTTATGGCTGGAACTATGCGCGGCTGCTGTCTGAAGGCCCGTCGGAACGGGCGCTCGTCGAAACGCCGGTCATGCGGGGCATGAAAGACGGAAAGATCGTCCGCATCGAAGAGCTCACGCGCATCGGCGCCGATGTCCAGGATACGCTCATCACCATCCTGTCCGAAAAAACCTTACCGGTACCCGAACTTAACAGCGAAGTACAGGCGGTGAAAGGCTTCAACGTGATTGCCACGGCCAATAAC
Proteins encoded in this region:
- a CDS encoding DUF5691 domain-containing protein, producing MQSWDNIVQTAQLGTEKRQPAAPPEPSLAEAVSAVQQHPDIDREEKFLQSAALVFNFRQCGRLPISYTGDGLQPAPAEELVHCSPAAHQALKDIFIFESPGLLALWLQQAAEKQKIARPEVLPVLLDTARQQRVLRPMIAPVLGRRGKWLAQFNPDWQFTTDLPDDELWDTGSPQQRKQVLLRTAQSDPAKALQWLKDTWGKENAAARTELLKDLPPSLFEADLPWLESLLGDKSQKVKDEAIKILQRIPASSLVQRYWELLKSCFQIKVEKKMLGLSSRKILDYNEPESFDPGIFKLGINKINTSGSKNGITENTMVIYQMMQFIPPHYWESYFGESAEEIFTLFSKDEFVEGLLPGIGLALSKHPDEKWATIFAKDERRYFHDILPVLTGKMREEYIIRNFPHSADLVIRFLTEQQQEEWSLEVTRVFMQYAANNHYTCNRGFFNKHIHLLPIRIAGELDKFSADDEYSKKGWTEIAGYVLQLLSIKSQTLQAFQQ
- a CDS encoding ATP-binding protein, encoding MSAILRSHAEQLFAQELEELQKQDSGKRPANWKLTPQSVVTYLVGGTLKNGMEITPKYIGNRRLMEIAVATLTTDRALLLYGLPGTAKSWVSEHLAAAISGDSTMIIQGTAGTSEEAIRYGWNYARLLSEGPSERALVETPVMRGMKDGKIVRIEELTRIGADVQDTLITILSEKTLPVPELNSEVQAVKGFNVIATANNRDKGVNDLSSALKRRFNTVILPVPDSMDEEIDIVKRRVESFEKVMELPAEKPALEEIRRIVTIFRELRSGVTLDGKTKIKVPSGTLSTAEAISVVNNGLSMAGYFGDGHLKAADLAAGILGAVIKDPVQDKIVWQEYLETVVKPRENWKDIYRACRDLV